The Elgaria multicarinata webbii isolate HBS135686 ecotype San Diego chromosome 1, rElgMul1.1.pri, whole genome shotgun sequence genome has a window encoding:
- the LOC134392046 gene encoding 7-alpha-hydroxycholest-4-en-3-one 12-alpha-hydroxylase-like gives MTLWETVLCTFLARLLATLLGGLHQIGAFRKRKPKEPPLDKGFLPWVGHGLSFIRSPEEFLERMRKKHGDIFTVLLRGSYMHFLIDPSTFEPLMKVSKQKMNFNKISLMLLHNAFGLHSTESQLHNFKKISNKYLRGKYLPVLNQVMMEKLKSVMLLSQDSCEGKSSWRQEGVLHFIYKTAFQASFLTLFGNEPHKDVDSKENAKENELTQGGNLSENFQKFVRFFPRMVTGTIDPMSKKETERLKKYFCNILSVEKLYQRDGISNWVAELDQLLAETGMTEKMRNQFQLFFLWTSQSNFVHATFWILLYLLKFPEAMEAVREEVERVLSETGQEVRAGGPFISVSLDMIKTPLLDSAIEETLRLKMTGLICRSMMQEMDIKMADGKEYTLRKGDDLVLSPFLALQTDPEIHPDPHTFKYDRFVTPDGIKKEFYKNGKKLKYYSMPFGAGSSMCPGRFFVVNELKLFALLMLAYFDMELVNAEEEMPMIDVRSYGFGTAKPSHDIHFKYRLRV, from the coding sequence ATGACTCTCTGGGAGACTGTGCTTTGCACTTTCTTAGCGCGCCTCTTGGCAACCCTACTTGGCGGACTCCATCAAATAGGAGCATTTCGCAAGAGGAAACCCAAGGAACCTCCATTGGACAAAGGCTTTCTTCCATGGGTCGGACATGGGCTAAGTTTCATTCGGAGCCCTGAAGAGTTTTTGGAAAGGATGCGGAAGAAACATGGGGATATTTTCACAGTTTTGCTCAGAGGCAGTtacatgcattttttgattgATCCTTCTACTTTTGAACCCTTAATGAAGGTATCAAAACAAAAGATGAATTTTAATAAAATTTCATTAATGTTACTACATAATGCTTTTGGCCTGCATTCCACTGAATCTCAgctacataattttaaaaaaatcagtaataAGTATCTCAGAGGGAAGTATCTACCTGTCCTGAACCAGGTGATGATGGAGAAGTTGAAGTCCGTGATGCTTCTCAGCCAGGATTCATGTGAGGGGAAAAGTTCTTGGCGGCAGGAGGGAGTCCTCCACTTTATCTACAAAACTGCCTTCCAAGCCTCTTTTCTGACTTTGTTTGGCAATGAGCCACACAAAGATGTAGACAGCAAAGAAAATGCTAAGGAGAATGAATTAACCCAAGGTGGAAACTTGTcggaaaattttcagaaatttgtcCGTTTCTTTCCCCGTATGGTCACCGGCACCATAGATCCTATGAGCAAGAAGGAGACAGAGagattgaagaagtacttctgtaACATTCTCTCAGTAGAAAAGTTGTATCAAAGAGATGGCATCAGCAATTGGGTAGCTGAGCTAGATCAGCTTTTGGCTGAGACCGGGATGACTGAAAAGATGCGGAATCAATTTCAGCTGTTTTTTCTCTGGACATCTCAAAGTAACTTTGTCCATGCTACCTTCTGGATTCTTCTGTATCTCCTGAAATTTCCAGAAGCAATGGAGGCAGTGAGGGAAGAAGTGGAGAGAGTTCTAAGTGAGACTGGTCAGGAGGTCAGGGCAGGCGGCCCCTTCATCAGCGTGTCCTTGGATATGATCAaaactcctcttctggacagtgcAATAGAGGAAACTCTGCGCTTGAAAATGACTGGTCTTATCTGCAGATCCATGATGCAGGAAATGGATATTAAGATGGCTGATGGCAAAGAATATACTCTCCGGAAAGGTGATGATCTTGTGCTTTCTCCTTTTCTTGCACTGCAAACAGATCCAGAAATCCACCCTGACCCTCACACATTCAAATATGACAGGTTTGTGACCCCAGATGGCATAAAAAAGGAGTTCTACAAGAATGGGAAAAAGCTAAAGTATTACAGTATGCCTTTTGGTGCCGGATCCTCAATGTGCCCTGGGCGATTTTTTGTTGTTAATGAATTGAAGTTGTTTGCCTTACTGATGCTGGCCTATTTTGACATGGAACTGGTtaatgcagaagaagaaatgccTATGATAGATGTAAGAAGCTATGGGTTTGGAACTGCAAAGCCATCTCATGATATTCACTTCAAATACCGATTGAGAGTCTAA